One genomic window of uncultured Campylobacter sp. includes the following:
- a CDS encoding TRAP transporter small permease subunit, protein MERNLKKVERILGKLGDVAGYVCIFVMFLMIADVFFNVTARYFFKYGNVGLQELEWHFFSIIILLGMSYALKDDAHVRVDIFYEKMSVKKRALINMAGVILFILPLALLVAWLSWDYVVEAYESGEGSADPGGLPHRWVIKAFIPFSFWLLIFFSVGYFIKWLNVYLDARSNLSQASKFDANLSKTAQQGEGK, encoded by the coding sequence ATGGAACGAAATTTAAAAAAAGTAGAGCGAATTCTCGGTAAATTAGGCGACGTCGCGGGCTACGTCTGCATATTCGTGATGTTTTTGATGATTGCGGACGTTTTTTTTAACGTCACGGCGAGATATTTTTTCAAATACGGCAACGTAGGCCTGCAAGAGCTTGAGTGGCACTTTTTTAGCATCATCATCCTGCTTGGCATGAGCTACGCGCTAAAAGACGACGCTCACGTGCGAGTAGATATATTTTACGAAAAGATGAGTGTAAAAAAAAGAGCGCTCATAAATATGGCGGGCGTCATCCTTTTTATCCTGCCGCTTGCGCTTTTGGTCGCGTGGCTGAGCTGGGACTACGTCGTGGAGGCATACGAGAGTGGCGAGGGTAGCGCAGATCCTGGCGGTTTGCCGCATCGCTGGGTTATCAAGGCCTTTATACCGTTTAGCTTCTGGCTACTTATATTTTTTAGCGTCGGATACTTTATAAAGTGGCTAAACGTCTATCTAGATGCCAGGTCAAATTTAAGCCAGGCTAGCAAATTTGACGCAAATTTAAGCAAAACCGCGCAACAAGGAGAGGGAAAATGA
- a CDS encoding sodium-dependent transporter, whose product MASDKFSKIGFILSIVGAAIGLGNAWKFPYMVGANGGSAFVLLYLVFAVAVGLSIFFAEMAMGKISNADPVNAFRSLAPKNGKFWGYAGVIMITGVLVASFYTVIIGWVIRYSVLSLGELPQSIAVSGENFGKFISSDISGQILYFSIAFAAYFFILSKGIKGGIERINLWLLPTLFLLLIFMLIYSVQMGGFSQAVEFLLVPDFSKITSEAVFVALGLAFFTMCVGIGAIATYSVSLDDKTNLFTSSLYVVALNIIVSVVIGLIVFTFVFEYGEQPSQGVGLAFISLPTLFAKLGAMGNVLSFTFFTALIFAGLTSAISMVEPLVFYLINEFKIPRLGAIAIVGVCVYCLGTLCALSNIAEFKDALTFFGKGFFDVLDYLSSNIMLPLGGIVIAVFVGYAMKRGSLEELFLPYMGRAVFEIWYFLLRFVAPICILAIMIRQILGS is encoded by the coding sequence GTGGCAAGCGATAAATTTTCTAAAATCGGATTTATATTATCCATCGTGGGCGCTGCTATCGGACTTGGTAACGCGTGGAAATTTCCATACATGGTCGGCGCAAACGGCGGTTCGGCGTTCGTGCTTTTGTATCTTGTTTTTGCCGTTGCGGTCGGGCTTAGTATATTTTTTGCCGAGATGGCGATGGGTAAAATTTCAAACGCCGATCCCGTTAACGCTTTTCGCTCGCTCGCTCCCAAAAACGGCAAATTTTGGGGCTACGCCGGCGTCATAATGATAACCGGCGTTTTGGTTGCGTCGTTTTATACGGTTATCATCGGCTGGGTTATTAGGTACTCGGTCTTATCTCTTGGCGAGCTTCCGCAAAGTATCGCGGTTTCGGGCGAAAATTTCGGCAAATTTATAAGCTCTGACATCTCGGGTCAAATTTTATATTTTAGCATCGCGTTTGCGGCTTATTTTTTCATCCTCTCAAAGGGCATAAAAGGCGGCATCGAGCGCATAAATCTATGGCTTTTGCCGACGCTTTTTTTGCTGCTCATTTTTATGCTGATTTACTCGGTGCAAATGGGCGGATTTTCGCAGGCGGTGGAGTTTTTGCTAGTGCCTGATTTTTCTAAAATCACGAGCGAGGCGGTGTTTGTGGCTCTGGGACTTGCGTTTTTTACGATGTGCGTCGGTATCGGCGCGATCGCGACGTATTCGGTTAGCCTAGATGACAAGACCAATCTTTTCACCTCTTCGCTCTACGTCGTCGCGCTAAACATCATCGTTAGCGTCGTCATCGGACTCATCGTTTTTACCTTTGTTTTCGAGTACGGCGAGCAGCCTAGTCAGGGCGTAGGACTTGCCTTTATCTCGCTACCGACGCTGTTTGCTAAGCTAGGAGCGATGGGAAACGTCCTAAGTTTTACCTTTTTTACCGCGCTTATTTTTGCGGGGCTTACGTCTGCTATCTCGATGGTCGAGCCGCTCGTTTTTTACCTCATAAACGAGTTTAAAATCCCTCGCCTAGGCGCGATCGCGATCGTGGGCGTTTGCGTTTATTGCCTAGGCACGCTTTGCGCGCTTTCAAACATCGCAGAATTTAAAGACGCGCTCACATTTTTCGGCAAGGGATTTTTCGACGTTTTAGACTATCTTAGCTCAAATATCATGCTACCGCTTGGCGGTATAGTGATTGCGGTATTTGTCGGCTACGCTATGAAAAGAGGCAGCCTAGAGGAGCTATTTTTACCGTATATGGGTAGGGCGGTTTTTGAAATTTGGTATTTTTTACTGCGATTCGTCGCGCCGATTTGCATTTTAGCTATAATGATAAGACAAATTTTGGGGAGTTAA
- a CDS encoding F0F1 ATP synthase subunit C → MKKVVFLMMALASFAFAGDGEMLRSYSVLAAAVGLGLAALGGAIGMGNTASATISGTARNPGVGSKLTTTMFVALAMIEAQVIYALVIALIVLYANPMF, encoded by the coding sequence ATGAAAAAAGTTGTTTTCTTAATGATGGCTCTTGCTAGCTTCGCGTTTGCGGGCGACGGCGAGATGTTAAGATCTTACTCTGTTCTTGCGGCAGCAGTCGGTCTAGGCCTAGCGGCTCTTGGCGGCGCTATCGGTATGGGAAATACCGCTTCTGCGACAATTTCAGGCACGGCTAGAAACCCTGGCGTGGGTAGCAAGCTAACTACGACGATGTTCGTTGCTCTTGCGATGATCGAAGCGCAAGTTATCTACGCGCTAGTTATCGCGCTAATCGTTCTTTACGCAAACCCAATGTTTTAA
- a CDS encoding TRAP transporter large permease subunit translates to MTGIVMFLAALFMLAIGFSVAFTFGAIAVIFGLIGGMVESFGDGGGFMGGLEIFKETFNFMPYRIYSIMENKILIAVPLFVFMGIILQKTKLAERLLESMAFLFGEIRGGVAISTVLVGALLAASTGVVGASVVAMGVMSLPVMLKYNYNKALGCGTICASGTLGQIIPPSIVLIILGDVFTVPVGDLFREAIYPGLALVGAYIAYILIVAYVKKDYAPPVVVESDMPKSKQILNAILAILPPLVLVVLVLGSIFEGIATPTESSAFGCVGAILLSVFYKTFSFKMLKEALEESVKTTAVVFTILIGATAFSMVFSYTGGDEIVEEVMSNLPGEKWGFIVLSMITIFALGFFIDFVEISYIVLPILAPIAVNLGINPLYFAIVIAMNLQTSFLTPPFGFSLFYLKGVAPAEIKTSDIYKGVVPFIGLQILVLAIFAVILLS, encoded by the coding sequence ATGACCGGCATAGTAATGTTTTTAGCCGCGCTTTTTATGCTTGCTATCGGCTTTAGCGTCGCATTTACGTTTGGCGCGATAGCCGTCATTTTCGGACTCATCGGCGGTATGGTCGAGAGCTTTGGCGACGGGGGCGGCTTTATGGGCGGGCTTGAGATTTTTAAAGAGACCTTTAACTTCATGCCTTATCGCATCTACTCGATAATGGAAAATAAAATCCTCATCGCCGTGCCGCTTTTCGTTTTTATGGGCATTATTTTACAAAAGACCAAGCTAGCCGAGAGGTTGCTCGAGAGTATGGCGTTTTTATTCGGCGAGATTCGAGGCGGCGTGGCGATTAGCACCGTGTTAGTTGGCGCGCTATTAGCCGCATCTACTGGCGTCGTGGGCGCTAGCGTCGTAGCTATGGGCGTTATGAGCTTGCCCGTGATGCTAAAGTACAACTACAACAAAGCTCTAGGCTGCGGTACTATCTGCGCTTCGGGCACGCTTGGACAGATCATACCGCCTTCGATCGTTCTGATTATCCTAGGCGACGTCTTTACGGTGCCCGTCGGCGATCTTTTCCGCGAGGCGATATATCCGGGTCTTGCGCTCGTGGGCGCTTATATAGCTTATATCCTAATCGTGGCTTACGTGAAAAAGGACTATGCGCCGCCCGTCGTAGTAGAGAGCGATATGCCTAAATCAAAGCAAATTTTAAACGCTATCCTTGCTATTTTGCCACCGCTAGTACTTGTCGTGCTGGTGCTTGGTTCGATATTTGAAGGCATCGCTACGCCGACTGAGAGCTCAGCGTTTGGCTGCGTGGGCGCGATCTTGCTTTCGGTTTTTTACAAGACTTTTTCGTTTAAAATGCTAAAAGAAGCGCTCGAAGAGAGCGTTAAAACCACGGCCGTCGTCTTTACTATCCTTATCGGAGCGACGGCGTTTTCGATGGTGTTTAGCTACACCGGCGGCGACGAGATAGTTGAGGAAGTTATGTCGAATCTGCCTGGCGAAAAATGGGGCTTTATCGTCTTATCGATGATTACGATTTTCGCGCTGGGATTTTTTATAGACTTCGTCGAGATTTCGTATATCGTGCTGCCGATTTTAGCGCCGATTGCGGTAAATTTAGGCATAAATCCGCTATATTTTGCTATCGTTATCGCGATGAATTTGCAGACTTCTTTCCTCACGCCGCCGTTTGGCTTTAGCCTCTTTTATCTAAAAGGCGTGGCGCCTGCAGAGATTAAGACTTCTGATATCTACAAAGGCGTCGTGCCTTTTATCGGACTGCAAATTTTGGTCTTAGCGATTTTTGCCGTTATTTTGTTGAGCTAG
- a CDS encoding sodium-dependent transporter, whose product MLASLLKFQILRLNLAQDKFSKIGFILAVAGSAVGLGNAWKFPYLVGQNGGSAFVLLYLFMTFFIGLAIFFGEIAIGKLSESDPVNAFKKLAPKRKETWKFAGFTMIGAIIIASFYTVIIGWILKYAVMAITELPKDVEASEKIFGNFYANDAASQIFYFTIVFFLCIFIVSKGIKSGIERVNVWMMPSLLILLIIMLGYSFTMDGFVQSAKFLLVPDFSKLGVSSILTALGLAFFTLSLGVGVIIVYSASLPDNTNLVSSSIIIVVINVVMGILMGLVIFTFVFEFGATPSQGVGLVFISLPTLFAKLGTLGHVLAFAFFSALLFAGITSAISMLEPFTHYLIREFGFSRKKALALIGAFIYCMGILCILSSIEGVKENLTFFGKSFFDCLDFLSSNVIMPIGGITVSIFVGFVIKKDALYILFGPYMSRAVFEIWYFMIRFVAPISIVIITINALRG is encoded by the coding sequence ATGCTAGCCTCGCTTCTGAAATTTCAAATACTAAGGTTAAATTTGGCGCAGGATAAATTTTCAAAAATCGGCTTTATCTTAGCCGTCGCGGGCTCTGCAGTGGGGCTTGGAAATGCGTGGAAATTCCCGTATTTAGTCGGTCAAAACGGCGGTTCGGCTTTCGTGCTTTTGTATCTTTTTATGACGTTTTTTATCGGACTTGCGATATTTTTCGGCGAGATAGCTATCGGTAAGCTTTCAGAGTCTGACCCCGTAAATGCCTTTAAAAAGCTTGCTCCAAAGCGCAAAGAAACCTGGAAATTTGCTGGTTTTACGATGATAGGCGCGATCATCATCGCCTCTTTTTACACGGTCATCATCGGATGGATACTAAAATACGCAGTAATGGCGATAACCGAGCTGCCAAAAGACGTCGAGGCTTCGGAGAAAATTTTCGGAAATTTCTACGCCAACGACGCCGCATCTCAAATTTTTTACTTCACGATCGTATTTTTTCTCTGCATTTTTATCGTTTCAAAGGGCATAAAAAGCGGCATCGAGCGCGTAAACGTCTGGATGATGCCATCGCTTCTTATCCTGCTTATCATCATGCTTGGCTACTCGTTTACGATGGACGGATTCGTGCAGTCGGCTAAATTTTTGCTTGTTCCCGATTTTTCAAAACTAGGCGTAAGTAGCATTTTAACCGCGCTTGGTCTCGCGTTTTTTACGCTGTCCTTGGGTGTCGGCGTCATCATTGTCTACTCTGCGTCATTGCCTGATAATACGAATCTCGTTAGCTCCTCGATCATCATCGTCGTGATAAACGTCGTGATGGGCATTTTGATGGGGCTTGTTATCTTTACTTTCGTGTTTGAGTTTGGCGCGACGCCTAGTCAGGGCGTTGGGCTCGTGTTTATCTCGCTGCCTACGCTGTTTGCCAAGCTGGGCACGCTCGGACACGTGCTTGCGTTCGCGTTTTTCTCGGCTCTGCTTTTTGCAGGCATAACTTCGGCCATCTCGATGCTAGAGCCTTTCACGCACTATCTTATCCGAGAATTCGGCTTTTCTCGTAAAAAAGCCCTCGCGCTAATCGGCGCTTTCATCTACTGCATGGGCATTTTGTGTATACTTTCAAGCATCGAAGGCGTTAAAGAAAATTTGACGTTTTTTGGCAAGAGCTTTTTTGACTGCCTTGATTTTCTCAGCTCAAACGTCATCATGCCGATCGGCGGCATCACGGTGTCGATTTTTGTCGGGTTTGTCATCAAAAAAGACGCGCTTTACATACTTTTTGGGCCGTATATGAGCAGGGCGGTTTTTGAAATTTGGTATTTTATGATTAGGTTCGTAGCTCCTATTAGCATCGTCATCATTACCATAAATGCGCTAAGAGGCTAA